A section of the Malania oleifera isolate guangnan ecotype guangnan chromosome 2, ASM2987363v1, whole genome shotgun sequence genome encodes:
- the LOC131149590 gene encoding uncharacterized protein LOC131149590 gives MATTTLANRGATERTASFLRLSVRFLRSFSVSSSSSSSASSSNPAAPASKKPKRKKKKNLFEVVQFLPNWGIGYQMAKTHWTGVSYEITKINLYKDGRHGKAWGIVHKEGLPAADSAKKISGVHKRCWRYIPNVKKAEESTAKPEVQEKV, from the exons ATGGCGACTACGACGCTCGCGAACAGAGGTGCAACGGAACGAACAGCAAGCTTCTTGAGGCTCTCAGTTAGATTCCTCAGAAGTTTCAGTgtttcttcgtcttcttcttcctctGCTTCTTCTTCAAACCCTGCGGCCCCGGCGTCGAAGAAACCCAAgcgaaaaaagaagaagaacctgTTCGAGGTCGTTCAATTCCTTCCTAACTGGGGAATCGGATATCAGATGGCCAAGACTCATTGGACTGGCGTTTCCTACGAGATCACCAAGATCAACCTCTACAAG GATGGTAGGCACGGCAAGGCTTGGGGAATTGTTCATAAAGAAG GTTTGCCAGCAGCTGACAGTGCCAAGAAAATAAGTGGGGTTCACAAGCGCTGTTGGAGATACATCCCAAATGTGAAGAAAGCAGAAGAAAGCACAGCCAAACCAGAAGTTCAAGAAAAAGTTTGA
- the LOC131149589 gene encoding tubulin beta-2 chain-like produces MREILHIQGGQCGNQIGAKFWEVICAEHGIDPIGQYHGDYDLQLERLNVYYNEASCGRFVPRAILMDLEPGTMDSLRSGPYGQIFRPDNFVFGQSGAGNNWAKGHYTEGAELIDSVLDVVRKEAENCDCLQGFQVCHSLGGGTGSGMGTLLISKIREEYPDRMMLTFSVFPSPKVSDTVVEPYNATLSVHQLVENADECMVLDNEALYDICFRTLKLSTPSFGDLNHLISATMSGVTCCLRFPGQLNSDLRKLAVNLIPFPRLHFFMVGFAPLTSRGSQQYRALTVPELSQQMWDAKNMMCAADPRHGRYLTASAMFRGKMSTKEVDEQMLNVQNKNSSYFVEWIPNNVKSTVCDIPPTGLKMASTFIGNSTSIQEMFRRVSEQFTAMFKRKAFLHWYTGEGMDEMEFTEAESNMNDLVSEYQQYQDATADEELDYEEDEEEYQE; encoded by the exons ATGCGTGAAATTCTTCACATCCAAGGAGGCCAATGCGGCAACCAGATAGGGGCCAAGTTCTGGGAGGTGATCTGCGCCGAGCACGGCATTGACCCCATCGGGCAGTACCATGGCGACTACGATCTCCAACTTGAAAGGCTCAATGTCTACTACAACGAGGCCAGTTGCGGCAGGTTCGTTCCCCGTGCCATTCTCATGGATCTTGAACCCGGAACCATGGACAGCCTCAGATCGGGCCCCTACGGCCAGATTTTCCGGCCAGACAACTTTGTCTTCGGCCAGTCCGGGGCCGGAAACAACTGGGCTAAAGGGCATTACACCGAAGGCGCAGAGTTGATCGACTCCGTTCTCGATGTTGTGCGAAAGGAGGCAGAGAACTGTGACTGCTTGCAGG gGTTTCAGGTGTGCCATTCTCTAGGCGGTGGAACAGGTTCTGGGATGGGGACGCTATTGATATCAAAGATCAGAGAAGAGTATCCAGACAGGATGATGCTGACTTTCTCGGTTTTTCCCTCTCCCAAAGTCTCTGATACGGTTGTTGAACCTTACAATGCGACTTTGTCTGTTCATCAGCTCGTTGAAAATGCTGATGAGTGCATGGTTCTCGACAACGAAGCTTTATATGACATTTGCTTTCGAACCCTCAAACTCTCTACTCCTAGTT TTGGTGATCTCAACCATTTAATATCTGCTACTATGTCTGGGGTGACGTGTTGCCTAAGGTTCCCAGGCCAGCTTAACTCTGATCTCCGGAAGCTGGCTGTTAACCTCATTCCGTTCCCTCGCCTTCACTTCTTCATGGTTGGTTTTGCCCCCCTCACCTCACGCGGGTCTCAGCAGTATCGAGCCCTCACAGTTCCTGAACTCTCTCAGCAGATGTGGGATGCAAAGAACATGATGTGTGCAGCTGACCCTCGACACGGCCGATATCTCACAGCTTCAGCTATGTTCCGAGGAAAAATGAGCACCAAGGAGGTGGATGAGCAGATGCTTAATGTGCAGAACAAGAACTCTTCCTATTTTGTAGAGTGGATTCCCAACAATGTGAAGTCCACTGTTTGCGATATTCCACCCACTGGTCTGAAGATGGCATCGACCTTCATTGGCAACTCAACTTCGATACAAGAGATGTTTCGGAGAGTGAGTGAGCAATTCACAGCCATGTTTAAGAGGAAGGCTTTCTTGCATTGGTACACGggggaaggaatggatgagatgGAGTTCACGGAAGCTGAGAGTAATATGAATGATCTCGTCTCGGAATACCAGCAGTATCAAGATGCAACGGCGGATGAGGAGCTAGATTACGAGGAGGATGAAGAGGAGTATCAGGAATGA